One Fusarium falciforme chromosome 1, complete sequence genomic window carries:
- a CDS encoding MFS domain-containing protein, producing MSILDKIKAGVGPKEARPEATETPVTEAGINADEKADVNQDINDAIDQSAPDQNASHGVQDIQAITLVWGKGSLAALLCLIWLLFLVQGFRISIFAVMLPYATSEWASHSLLTVVAIVADSMTSAVYIPMAKVLNVWGRAEGFLLMVVFATIGLILTAASHNLATFCAAQVFYSVGFGGMIYTVGVLAADASNLRNRGLTFAFTSSPYMITAFAGSKAAEAFLLNVKNWRWGFGCFAIILPVVTFPLYLVLKINLRKAVKQGIITHQKSDRTIPQKILYFFREFDIVGVFLFGGGLTVFLLPFTLASHAPNGWKSDYIIAMIIVGFIVLVLFGLWEYYWAPVPFLQGKFLTDRTVIGACLIDMTYQASYYCWNLYFTSFLQVVANLKPAEAGYVNSTFQIVSGILLFIVGYAIRRTGYFKWLFYPAIPLYLFAQGLMIHFRQPNQYIGYIVMCEIFISIAGSIFILNMQLAVLAAVEQEYIAAALATLYVSGGIGGAIGGAISGAIWTNTFLPALQRNLPEEAMANITMIYSMLPTQLSYPVNSPTRLAIQKSYGYAQTRMLTAGLVIMALSAIWVFMLRNINVKKLTQTKGTVM from the exons TGTCACTGAGGCCGGTATCAACGCCGATGAGAAGGCCGACGTCAACCAAGACATTAACGATGCCATTGACCAAAGCGCTCCCGATCAGAATGCCTCCCATGGTGTCCAAGACATCCAGGCCATCACCTTGGTCTGGGGCAAGGGCTCCCTCGCTGCCCTTCTCTGTCT CATCTGGCTCCTCTTCCTGGTCCAGGGCTTCCGTATTTCCATCTTCGCTGTCATGCTGCCCTATGCCACCAGCGAATGGGCTTCTCACTCCCTCCTGACTGTTGTCGCTATTGTCGCTGATTCCATGACCTCTGCCGTCTATATCCCCATGGCCAAGGTGCTCAATGTCTGGGGTCGCGCTGAGGGTTTCCTCCTCATGGTTGTCTTTGCCACCATCGGCCTCATCCTGACTGCTGCCTCGCACAACCTGGCCACCTTCTGCGCTGCCCAGGTCTTTTACTCTGTCGGCTTCGGAGGCATGATCTACACTGTCGGTGTTCTGGCTGCTGATGCCTCCAACCTCCGCAATCGAGGTCTGACTTTTGCCTTCACCTCGTCCCCTTACATGATCACTGCCTTTGCCGGatccaaggctgctgaggccTTCCTGCTCAACGTCAAGAACTGGCGCTGGGGTTTTGGCTGCTTTGCCATCATCCTGCCTGTCGTCACCTTCCCCCTGTACTTGGTTCTCAAGATCAACCTCCGCAAGGCCGTCAAGCAGGGTATCATTACCCACCAGAAGAGCGACCGCACCATTCCCCAGAAGATTTTGTACTTTTTCCGCGAGTTTGATA TCGTCGGCGTCTTCCTCTTTGGTGGCGGCTTGACCGTCTTCCTTCTGCCATTCACGCTCGCTAGCCACGCTCCCAACGGCTGGAAGTCCGACTacatcatcgccatgatCATCGTCGgcttcatcgtcctcgtcctgtTCGGTCTCTGGGAGTACTACTGGGCCCCCGTTCCCTTCCTCCAGGGCAAGTTCCTCACCGACCGCACTGTCATCGGCGCGTGCCTCATCGACATGACCTACCAGGCCTCCTACTACTGCTGGAACCTCTACTTCACCTCTTTCCTGCAGGTCGTTGCCAACCTCAAGCCTGCCGAGGCTGGATATGTCAACTCGACCTTCCAGATCGTCTCGggtatcctcctcttcatcgttgGTTACGCTATCCGCCGCACTGGCTACTTCAAGTGGCTCTTCTACCCTGCCATCCCTCTGTACCTCTTCGCCCAGGGTCTCATGATCCACTTCCGCCAGCCTAACCAGTACATCGGCTACATTGTTATGTGCGAGATTTTCATCTCTATCGCcggctccatcttcatcctcaacatGCAGCTGGCCGTCCTTGCTGCCGTCGAGCAAGAGTACATTGCCGCTGCTCTGGCCACTCTGTACGTCTCGGGTGGCATCGGTGGCGCCATCGGCGGTGCCATTTCGGGTGCTATCTGGACCAACACCTTCCTTCCCGCCCTCCAGCGCAACCTGCCCgaggaggccatggccaacATCACCATGATCTACAGTATGCTCCCGACTCAGCTGTCCTACCCCGTCAACAGCCCTACGAGACTCGCCATCCAGAAGTCTTACGGCTATGCCCAAACACGAATGCTGACTGCCGGcctcgtcatcatggccCTGTCCGCTATCTGGGTCTTCATGCTCAGGAACATCAACGTCAAGAAGCTTACTCAGACCAAGGGTACCGTCATGTAA
- a CDS encoding RRM domain-containing protein gives MSSRGGKLAPEVNRALFVKNLSYNVTPEELFDLFGKFGPIRQVRQGIASNTKGTAFVVYEDVMDAKQACDKLNGFNFQNRYLVVLYHQPDKMVRSKEDLEARRESLAQLKKQHGID, from the exons ATGAGTAGTCGCGGCGGTAAATTAGCCCCAGAAGTCAATCG AGCTCTGTTCGTCAAGAACTTGAG CTACAACGTCACTCCGGAGGAGTTGTTCGACCTTTTCGGAAAATTTGGCCCAATTCG CCAGGTTCGACAGGGTATCGCGAGCAACACCAAGGGCACAGCCTTCGTCGTCTATGAGGACGTAATGGATGCGAAGCAAGCCTGCGACAAGCTCAACGGCTTCAACTTCCAGAACCGATACCTCGTTG TACTATACCATCAGCCCGACAAGATGGTCAGGTCAAAAGAGGACCTCGAAGCCCGCCGCGAGTCTTTAGCTCAGCTCAAGAAACAGCACGGTATCGATTGA